The Rouxiella sp. WC2420 region ACATTGTTTCTGGCGGTAGTACATTATCGATGCAGGTGGCCCGACTTATCGATCCACATCCACGTACTTTCGCAGGTAAATTACGCCAGATTGCACGCACCTTTCAGCTGGAATGGATGCTATCAAAACGGCAGATCCTCGAAATTTATCTTAACCGCGCACCTTATGGCGGGACTTTGCAGGGAATCGCCGCAGCGAGCTGGACCTATCTGGGCAAGCCACCTTCAGAGCTGACACCGGGAGAGGCTGCGCTGCTGGCGGTATTACCGCAGGCGCCGAGCCGCTTACGTCCGGACCGTTTTCCAGAACGAGCCAGGGCTGCCCGAGACAAGGTACTCGCCCGATTGGCCGAGTATCACGTCTGGTCGCAGAAAAGGGTTGATGATATTCGACAGGAGTCAATCTGGCTGGCCCCGCGTCAGGTGCCGCAACTGGCTCCTTTGCTGGCAAGGCGGCTGACTAATCATAATCATCTCGACGTGATAACCACCACGATTGATGCCACCTTACAGCGACAACTTGAGGAGTTGGCGGCAGGCTGGAAGAACCAGCTGCCGTCGAAAACCTCCATAGGCGTGATCATTGTTGAAAGTTCTACCATGAAGGTAAAGGCTTATCTGGGGTCGGTGGATTTTAAAGACGACGGCCGCTTCGGTCAGGTCGATGCGGTCAGTGCCTGGCGTTCGCCGGGGTCAACCCTTAAACCGCTGCTTTATGGTCTGGCGCTGGATGATGGCCTTATTGCGGCAGAATCATTGCTTCAGGATGTCCCACGGCGTTTTGGCGATTATCGTCCCGGCAACTTTGACACCGGTTTTCACGGGCCGGTCAGTGCCAGTGAGGCGCTGGTCAGGTCGCTGAATCTCCCCGCGGTTCAATTACTCGATGCCTATGGGCCAAAGCGTTTTACCGCCAACTTACGCAATGCCGGGGTAGCACTGCGTTTTCCACCTAACAGTGACCCCAGTCTGGCAGTGATTTTAGGTGGTACCGGCGCGCGGCTCGACCAGCTTGTTGAGGCCTACAGCGCTTTTGCACGCGGTGGAAATGTAGCAAGATTACGTTTTGAACCTCGGCAGCCTTTAATCGAGCGCAGGCTTATGTCACCGGGTGCTGCGTGGATTGTGCGACGAATTTTAGGCGGACAGGCTCAACCCCAGCCCGATGATACCTTGCCCGGCAGTGTTCAATTAGCCTGGAAAACCGGCACCAGTTATGGTTATCGAGATGCCTGGGCGATGGGCGTCAATCCGGGTTATATCATCGGCGTTTGGGTAGGGCGACCCGACGCAACGCCGGTTGCAGGGCAGTTTGGCTATGCAACAGCGGTGCCGGTACTCAATCAGGTGAACAACCTTCTCACAGGCTCGACGCGTTTTAATCAACGAATGTCGGTAGCCGATCCGCGCCCGAAATCCGTGGGTATCACCACGCTTTGCTGGCCCGGTGGTCAGCCGCTGCCTGCAGGGGATACCAACTGCCGACAGCAACGCAATAGCTGGATATTAGACGGCACTGTGCCGCCAACGCTCGCAGCACCCGGCCAGGAGTCGCAGGAAGGCAGTCTAATCACGTTGTGGATAAACTCGCACGGTAAGCAGGTTGCCGCCAACTGTCCCGACTCTCACTCTTCGCAAATCGCCCTTTGGCCAACTCCGCTGGAACCGTGGCTGCCGCAAGAGGAGCATCGCAGTCAGCGGTTGCCAGCCCACGACGCTTTTTGTCCACCATTGGGTAAACCGGCCGTGCAGCCGCTGTTATTGCTTGGGATCCGGGATAACGCGATTCTCAGACCATTGCCCGGCAAGAACAGTATTGATTTGCGCATTGAGTCTCAGGGCGGATCAGGGCAGCGCTGGTGGTTTTTGAATGGCGAACAAATCGCGAGCGGGACGGACAATCGACATTTTCAGACAACCCTGAGTCAGCCCGGTAAGTACCAGCTCACGGTGCTTGATGAGGGCAGTCAGGTAAACACGCTGAATTTCACCCTTGATTAATGAAATTCTTTATGGAAAATGCGGCTTTTGCGCCAAAAAGTGAATCAGTGACATATATTTTTAATCAAATGTTGTTATTCCTGTAGGCAAGCGTTACTTCGCCCCCTATAATCGGCGCCATTTTCCGGCAGTGTTAACATTTAAATTAACCGGCCCCACCTTAAGTCAGACAGAGGTTTTTATGACTATCGAACGTACTTTTTCTATCATCAAGCCAAACTCCGTTGCTAACAATGACATCGGTGCTATCACTGCTCGTTTCGAACGTGCTGGTTTCCAGATCATCGCTTCTAAAATGATCCGTCTGAGCAAAGAAAAAGCTGAAGGCTTCTACGCTGAGCACAAAGGCCGCCCATTCTTCGACGGTCTGGTAGAGTTCATGACCTCTGGTCCTGTTGTTGTTCAGGTTCTGGAAGGCGAAAATGCCGTTCAGCGTAACCGTGACATCATGGGCGCAACCAACCCAGACAACGCTCTGGCTGGTACTCTGCGTGCTGATTTCGCTGACAGCTTCACTGCTAACGCCGTTCACGGTTCTGACGCGGTTGAATCAGCACAGCGCGAAATCGCTTACTTCTTCGACGAAAGCGAAATCTGCGCTCGTTAATAAGAAGTCAGGCATGAGTAAGCCAGGATGGATTCACTCGCAGATACAATAATTTTGTATTGACGGGCTTTCATTCATAGCTACTCCGCCTTAAAATTTGTACAATACTGCGCCCCAAGAGTTACGCTTTTGGGGCGCAGTTTATTTTCTGGTGGTTTGAGCAACAAGCATTGGTGGGTTAACGCGACCCGCACTTCCTTCGAGCCATAACGTGTAACAACGAGGCCAATAAAGCATGTCGAATACTATCGAATTAGATATCCCCGTTCTTAGTTCCAACGAGATCGACTCCCTGAACGTCATCCGTGCAGAAAACGCAGCCATAGCCGAACTGGCTGAGAAATCTGCGGCACCGGTGAGCGCCAAAATTAATCTTCTGGACCTGAACCGCAAGCAAATGCGCGAGTTTTTCCTCAAAATGGGTGAAAAACCGTTTCGTGCCGATCAGGTTATGAAGTGGATGTACCATTACTGCAGCGATGATTTCGAGGATATGACCGATATCAATAAAACGCTGCGTGAAAAACTGGCACGCGTTGCCGAAATCCGCGCCCCTGAAGTTGCCGTGGAACAACGCTCTGCCGACGGCACCATCAAATGGGCTATTCAGGTTGGCAATCAGCAGGTTGAAACCGTTTATATTCCTGATGGCGATCGCGCCACGCTGTGTGTGTCTTCTCAGGTAGGCTGCGCGCTGGAATGTACTTTCTGTTCCACCGCGCAGCAGGGCTTTAACCGCAATCTGCGTGTTTCAGAAATCATCGGCCAAGTGTGGCGCGCCGCTAAAATTATCGGTGCTGCAAAAATTGCCGGTACTCGTCCAATCACCAACGTGGTGATGATGGGCATGGGTGAGCCACTGCTTAACCTCAACAACGTGGTTCCTGCAATGGAGATCATGCTGGATGACTTCGGTTTTGGTCTGTCTAAACGCCGTGTAACGCTTTCAACCTCCGGTGTGGTTCCTGCTCTTGATAAACTGGGCGATATGATCGACGTCGCGCTGGCAATCTCTCTGCATGCACCAAATGACACTATCCGTGATGAAATCGTGCCGATTAATCGTAAATACAACATCGATACCTTCCTGGCTTCGGTAAATCGCTATTTGGGTAAATCGAATGCGAATCAAGGACGCGTTACCGTTGAATACGTTATGCTTGATCATATCAACGACGGTACCGAGCACGCTCACGAGTTGGCCGAAAAGCTGAAAGATACTCCGTGCAAGATTAACCTGATCCCATGGAACCCCTTCCCGGGGGCTCCATACGGACGTAGCTCCAACAGCCGCATTGACCGTTTCTCTAAAGTATTGATGGAATATGGTTTTACTGTCATTGTGCGTAAAACACGCGGTGATGACATCGATGCAGCCTGCGGTCAGTTGGCAGGTGAAGTCATTGACCGCACCAAGCGTACTTTGAAGAAAAAAATGGCTAACGACGCTATTATGATGAAATCCATGTAATTAGGCTTCTTTTGTAGCTCAAACGACCTAATTTAGGGTTGCGATTTTAAGCTTGCGTTTGTCTTCTAATCGGTAGCAGGTAAAAGGATTTAGAATGGCGATAGTGCAGTGGCAGTCGAAGGGGTTTTTCGCCGCGAGTCTGGCAGTTTGCCTGCTGGCAGCCTGTTCCAGCTCAAAGCAGCCGCCGGTCGAGGCCGCCTCTGGCGCACCTCAGACGCAACTTCAGTTGGGAATGGATTACTTGAAGCAGGGCAATATTCCTGCTGCTAAAGTCAATTTGCAACAGGCTGTGGATTCATCGCCACAGGATTATCGCAACCAGTTGGGGATGGCGTTGTACGAGCAAAAAATCGGCAACAACGATGCTGCACAAAGCCGCTACCAGCAAGCCTTTAAGCTCGCTCCGCAAAATGGAACCGTCCTGAATAATTACGGTGCGTTTTTGTGTAGTTTAGGGCAGTATGTACCGTCACAACAGCAGTTTAGCATCGCTGCCAGCTTGCCTGATTCCGGTCCGGTAGCTGACAGCCTTGAAAATGCGGGCTACTGTTTTCTGAAGGCTAATCAGAATGATGAGGCAAAAATGTTACTGAGCCAGGCTTTGAAACACGATCCTGACAAAGGCGCACCGCTGATTACTGAAGCCAACAGGCAGTACAAGGAAGGTAATCGCGCCGACGCGCAACTTTTACTGGATGTTTATCAACATGTTCTGCCAGCCAGCGCTGACAGTCTTATGTTACAAATTCGTTTCGCGGCGTTAGCCGGCAATCCAGATAGCGTTCAACGTTATGGAAAGCAGCTTGCGCGGAATTTTCCACAATCCCAACAGTACCAGCACTTCTTAGCTAATGAATACTGAAGCCACTCAAGATAAAAGTACTAAAGTGACAGCGGGCGAGCGCCTGCGTCAAGCTCGTGAGCAGTTGGGACTCAGCCATCAGGCTGTGGCGGAACGCCTTTGCCTGAAGCTTTCGACTATTCGACAAATCGAAGAGGGAACTACGCCGGCAGACTTGGCGCCGACTTTCCTGCGCGGTTACATTCGCTCCTATGCAAAACTGGTCCACGTTCCTGAAGAGGAGTTGGCAACGTTAATTGGCAAGCAAGCGCCAATCAATGTGCCAAAAGTGGCGTCTATGCAGGGTGTTTCATTACGCAAGTCACGCAAAAAACGCGATGGCTGGCTGATGGGCTTTACCTGGCTTATTGTTTTCGTAGTCCTCGGCCTGACCGGTGCATGGTGGTGGCAAAATCATCAAGCGCAGCAGGAAGAGATTGCCAATATGGCAGATCAATCGACCGCGCAGCTTAACCAGGACAACGCTCAGGGGCAATCTATTCCTCTGAACAGTGGTGATACTTCTTCACAGAACACAGCAACGAACGCAGCTCAGCCAGCCGCTCCAGCCGATACCTCTACGGGTAATGCTGCTGCTCCACAGGCTCAGAACTCGATTCCGCTGAACACGACGCCAGGCTCTGCTACCAATGTGGGCACTGCACAGACTCAGCAACCTGCTGCGGATCAAACCAGCCAGCCAGCTCCGGCTGAGACCCCGTCTTCTACATTGCCTACTGGCGATGCTCAGGCCACTACTGCTGCAGCTGATGCAGACGCTGTGACCATGACCTTTAAATCAAACTGCTGGTTGCAGATTGATGATGCCACTGGCAAATCATTGTTCAGCGGGATCAAGAAAGGGGGAGAAACTCTGAGTGTTAAAGGTAAAGCTCCTTACAAGTTGAAAATCGGTGCACCTGGTGCGGTTGATATTCAATACCAAGGTAAGCCGGTTGATCTAAGCCGTTTCGTTAAATCAAACCGTGTTGCTCGTCTGACTTTAGCTGCGCAGTAATAATACTAAAGTGCTGGCAAGGTCATTGAAGCTACAGCAAGGCAACGAGTGAATGAATCCCGATGAGCTGACCTCGGTCAGTAAGTCGGGTGAATAAACGAAGACAACGCAGCTGTAGCTTTATGTACCAAGGCAGATAGGCAACGATGGAGAAGAGTAAAAATGCATAACCAAGCACCCATTACCCGTCGCAAATCAACAAGGATTTACGTCGGCAAGGTGCCTGTCGGTGATGGTGCACCAATCGCGGTGCAATCAATGACCAACACCCGCACCACCGATGTCGAGGCAACCGTTGCTCAGATTAAATCTCTTGAGCGTGTTGGCGTCGATATTGTTCGTGTTTCTGTTCCAACCATGGACGCAGCTGAAGCCTTCAAGCTTATCAAACAGCAGGTTAACGTTCCATTGGTTGCAGATATCCATTTCGACTACCGTATCGCGCTGAAAGTTGCCGAATACGGGGTTGACTGCCTGCGTATCAATCCAGGCAATATCGGTAATGAATCGCGTATTCGCGCGGTTGTTGACTGCGCCCGCGACAAAAATATTCCTATCCGTATCGGTGTTAACGGCGGCTCGCTGGAAAAAGATCTGCAGGAAAAATTTGGCGAACCTACGCCTCAAGCCCTGTTTGAGTCCGCGATGCGTCACGTCGATATCCTCGACAGGCTTAACTTTGATCAGTTCAAGGTTAGCGTGAAGGCCTCAGACGTCTTTCTGGCCGTTGAGTCTTACCGCCTGCTTGCCAGGCAAATCGTTCAGCCTCTGCATCTTGGCATCACTGAAGCTGGTGGTTTGCGCGCCGGTTCGGTTAAATCTGCCATTGGTCTTGGTCTGCTGCTGTCTGAAGGGATCGGCGATACGCTGCGTATCTCTCTGGCTGCCGATCCTGTCGAAGAAGTCAAAGTTGGATTCGACATCCTCAAGTCGCTGCGCATTCGATCGCGCGGGATCAACTTCATCGCCTGTCCAACCTGTTCGCGTCAGGAATTTGACGTGATCGGCACGGTTAACGCGCTGGAACAACGTCTCGAAGACATCATCACTCCAATGGATATTTCGATTATTGGCTGTGTAGTTAACGGTCCGGGCGAAGCACTGGTGTCAACTATTGGCGTAACTGGCGGTCACAACAAAAGCGGTTTCTACGAAGACGGCGTTCGTCAGAGAGACAGATTCGATAATGAGCAGATGATCGATCAGCTTGAAGCCAAGATCCGGGCTAAAGCGGCTCTGATGGATCAAAGTAAGCGCATTGTTATCAATCATCTCGAAAAGTAACCTTAGCACGTGCCGCAATGCCGGCACGCCTGCCCATTTGGGCTGAGTTAATCTGAACCCGATATGAAGTGTTGATGTATCCGCATTGAACCTGAGGATGCAAAACACCTATAATCGGGTTCATTTTTATAAAAAAGATAGAGAACTGACGTGGCAAAGAACATCCAGGCTATCCGCGGCATGAACGATTATCTGCCTGCCGACACCGCTTTATGGCAACGTATTGAAGGCACGCTCAAGCAGGTCCTTGGCACTTACGGCTATAGCGAAATCCGTATGCCGATTGTAGAGCAGACCCCGTTATTCAAACGCGCGATCGGTGAAGTTACCGACGTGGTTGAAAAAGAAATGTATACCTTCGAAGACCGCAACGGTGAAAGCCTCACTCTGCGTCCGGAAGGTACTGCTGGCTGCGTTCGCGCCGGTATCGAGCATGGTCTGCTGTACAATCAGGAACAGCGTATGTGGTACATCGGTCCGATGTTCCGCTACGAGCGTCCGCAGAAAGGTCGTTATCGTCAATTCAATCAGCTGGGTGTCGAAGTGTTTGGCCTTAACGGCCCTGACATCGATGCCGAGCTCATCATGCTTAGTGCTCGCTGGTGGCGTGCGCTGGGTATCGCGGAAAACGTATCTCTTGAACTGAATTCGATTGGTTCGCTGGAGGCTCGTGCCAACTATCGTGATGCTCTGGTTGCCTTCCTTGAACAGCATAAAGAACAGCTCGACGAAGACTGTAAACGTCGCATGTACACCAATCCGTTACGCGTTCTGGACTCTAAAAATCCAGAAGTTCAGGCTTTGCTGAACGGCGCGCCGGAGCTGGCAGACTATCTCGACCAAGAATCTCGTGAACACTTTGCCGGTCTGTGTGAACTTTTAAGCCTTGCAGGTATCCCATATACGATTAATCAGCGTCTGGTGCGCGGTTTGGACTACTACAACCGCACAGTGTTCGAGTGGGTGACGACCAGTCTTGGCGCGCAAGGTACCGTGTGTGCCGGTGGCCGTTACGACGGTTTGGTTGAACAACTTGGTGGACGCGCTACACCGGCAGTAGGTTTTGCAATGGGCCTTGAGCGTTTAGTTCTGTTGGTTCAAGCGGTTAACCCTGATTTTAAAGCGCCTGCCACGGTCGATGCCTATGTGATTTCTTCCGGTACGGGTACGCAAGGTGCGGCTATGCAGCTGGCTGAAAAGCTGCGTGATGTACTGCCAGAGCTGAAAGTCATGACTAACTACGGCGGCGGAAACTTTAAAAAACAGTTTGCCCGCGCCGACAAATGGGGGGCGCGTATCGCCCTGGTATTAGGTGAGGACGAAGTCGCGGCTCAGCAGGTAGTAGTTAAAAATCTGCAAAGTGGTGAGCAAGAAACGCTGGCGCAGAGCGATTTGGCTGTGCGTCTGGCCTCGATGTTAGGTTAAGGAGAAGGACCACGTGGAAGTCTATACCACTGAAAATGAACAGGTTGATGCCGTCCGCCGCTTCTTTGCCGAAAACGGTAAAGCGCTGGCCATTGGTGTCGTGCTGGGTATTGCTGCGTTAGGTGGATGGCGTTATTGGCAGTCTCATGAGAATACCGCTCTGACAGAAGCCTCAGCCTCATTCCAGCAAGCTACAACCGCATTGACGGATAACAAAGCCGACGGCGTTGCCAATTTAGAGAAGTTTGCCCAGAACAACAGCAACAGCTACGGCGTTTTTGCAGCTTTGCAATTAGCTGACCACTTCGTTCAGGCCAAAGACTTTACCAATGCTGAAAAGCAGCTGAACCAGGCGAGCCAGCTTTCCAAAGACGAAAATTTATTATCACTGGTTAACTACCGTCTGGCACGGATTCAGTTGCAGGAAAACAAACTGGATGACGCGCTGAAAACCCTCGACAATGTTAAGGGTGACGGCTGGATGGCGATGCAACAAGAGGTACGTGGTGATGTTCTTCTCGCGAAGGGCGACACCAAAGGTGCCAGGGATGCATACAGTAAAGGCCTTGATTCCAAGCCATCTCAAACGCTGCAAACTATGCTGCGTATGAAATTGAATAATTTATCCAGCTAAGGGGAACCCCGATGCAATTGCGTAAAACTCTCCTGGTGGGATTAGTTTCCGTCGCCTTCCTGAGCGGCTGTTCCCTGTTTAACAGCGAAGAAGACGTCGTTAAAATGTCTCCGCTGCCAAAGGTTGAGAATCAGTTCACACCAACAGAAGTGTGGAGCACTTCCGTGGGTGATGGCGTAGGCGAGTATTACTCTCACCTGCACCCGGCCTGGAAAGACAACACTATTTACGCTGCCGATCGTTTTGGTACCGTAAAAGCGCTGGATGCCAACAACGGTAAAGAGAAGTGGAAAGTTGATCTCTCTGAAAACCCTGGCTTCTTCTCCAGCAACATTTCCGCCGAGCTTTCTGGTGGTGTGACTGTTGACGGTTCCAACCTGTATATCGGCAGTGAAAAAGCTGTTGTTTACTCGTTGAATACGGCCGACGGTAAACTTGCCTGGAAAACCACGGTAGCAGGTGAAGCGATTTCACGCCCTGTTGTCAGCGACGGTCTGGTATTAATCCACACCGGTAACGGCATTCTGCAGGCATTGAACCAGAAAGACGGGACTGTTGCCTGGAGCGCCAACCTTGATATGCCAACCTTGTCCTTGCGCGGCGAATCTGCCCCTGCTACGGCATTTGGTGCGGCTATCGTCGGCGGCGACAACGGTCGTGTCAGCGCAGTGCTGATGAAAGAAGGCCAGATGATTTGGCAGCAACGTATCTCTGAGCCGAGCGGAGCGACTGAAATCGACCGCCTGAGCGATATCGATACCACGCCAGTTATCGCAAACGGCGTTATCTATACTGTTGCTTACAACGGTAATTTGGTTGCGATGGATCTGCGCTCAGGGCAAATTGCCTGGAAACGTGAAGTTGGCTCGGTGAATAATATCGTTGTCGACGGCGACCGTATTTATATGGTTGACCAGAATGACCGCGTTATGGCCCTCAACACTGAAGGCGGCGTGACTATCTGGACTCAGAGTGCGCTTCTACACCGCAACCTGACCGCGCCAGTGCTGTACAATGGCTTTATTGTGGTCGGCGATGCCGAGGGTTATCTGCATTGGATGAACACCAACGACGGACGCTTTGTCGCCCAGCAGAAAGTGGACTCATCTGGCCTGCTGAGCGCGCCAATTGTGGCAAGCGACAAGCTGGTGGTGCAGGCCAAGGGCGGCGAGGTTTACTCCTTCAAACGCTAATATCCTTCGTAATTTTAGATGCAGCTTTGTTGGCTACGTTCGTTCACCCCAGTCACTTACTAATGTAAGCTTCTGGGGATTCGCTCTCTTGCCGCCTAACTGCCTCGTCAATTACTTTGGGTATATATCCACATCATGGGTATAATAGCTCGGCCATTAAACGGCTCCTGAATTGCTCAGGGGCCGTTTCGTATTCTAAAAACAGCAAGAATGGTCATTCTTTTTGTTGTAAGAAATTGAATTTTAATGATTTGCATTATGGCGATCGGTTGTTTAATTCCTTTGGGATTCGACACTTGTTGGCTGTAAAAAAATGAGGCTTCAAAAAATGATACCTGTCGTCGCGCTAGTTGGGCGCCCGAATGTGGGTAAATCCACCTTATTTAACCGTTTGACCAAGACGCGTGATGCGTTGGTGGCGGATTTCCCCGGGCTAACGCGTGACCGCAAGTATGGTCGTGCCGAGATCGAGGGTAACGAATTTATTATTGTTGATACCGGTGGTATCGATGGTACCGAAGATGGCGTTGAAACCCGCATGGCGGGGCAATCTTTGCTGGCAATTGAAGAAGCAGACATCGTGCTGTTTATGGTCGATGCCCGTGCAGGCGTGATGCCTGCCGATCAGGGCATTGCCCAGCATCTTCGCAGCCGTGAGAAAGCGACCTTCCTGGTAGCAAACAAAACCGACGGTCTCGATGCAGACAGCGCAACTGCCGATTTTTACTCCCTCGGTCTGGGCGAAGTTTATGCTATCGCCGCTTCCCACGGTCGTGGCGTAACTCAGCTTATCGAGCACGTATTAATTCCATTCGTCGGTGAAAAGCCTGAAGAAGTTGAGCTGAGCGAAGAAGAGGCCAATGCGGCCTATTGGGCAGAGAAGCTTGGCGATGAAGACGCAATTCCGGAAGACGTTGAAGACGACTTCGACCCGACCACTTTGCCAATCAAGCTGGCGATTGTTGGGCGTCCTAACGTAGGTAAGTCAACACTAACCAACCGCATCCTCGGCGAAGACCGCGTTGTGGTTTATGACATGCCTGGCACCACGCGTGACAGTATTTATATCCCGATGGTTCGTGATGAGCGCGAATACGTGCTGATTGATACCGCCGGTGTGCGTAAGCGCGGCAAAGTCACTGAAACCGTCGAGAAATTCTCGGTTATCAAAACCTTGCAAGCTATCGAAGATGCCAACGTAGTTATGTTGGTTATTGACGCACGCGAGGGTATTTCTGATCAGGATCTCTCTCTGCTCGGCTTTATCCTCAATAGTGGGCGCTCACTGGTCATCGTGGTGAATAAATGGGACGGCCTGTCTCAGGAAGCCCGCGATGCAGTGAAAGATACCCTCGACATGCGTCTGGGCTTCATTGACTTTGCCCGTATCCACTTTATCTCCGCGCTGCACGGCAGCGGCGTAGGTAACCTGTTTGAATCAGTTAACGAAGCCTATAATTGCGCTACGAAGCGCGTTGGTACGTCTTTGCTGACTCGAATTATGCAGATGGCTGCAGAAGATCACCAGCCGCCTCTGGTTAACGGACGTCGCGTTAAGCTGAAATATGCTCACGCCGGGGGTTATAACCCGCCTATCGTGGTCATCCACGGTAATCAGGTAAAAGACTTGGCCGACTCCTACAAACGTTATTTGATGAACTATTTCCGCCGTTCATTAGAAATCATGGGTACGCCAATCCGTATTCAATTCAAAGAGGGTGAAAACCCGTTTGAAGGTAAGCGCAACCCTCTGACGCCAAACCAGATGCGTAAACGTAAGCGTCTGATGTCGCACCTGAAAAAGAAATAAACACCCTAAATTGATGCCGTTCTTTTCAGGGCGGTGTGATGCTGGTTAAAGGCTAGTGCCTTGGTAATAAACTGCATTTTGATTTTTGGACTCTGGTCTGAAACATCGAGATGCAGTTTTTTTTTACTGATTTTTATCGCTAAGCCCCCGTTAGTTCGCAAGTTAACCCAGGCTCATCTCCCCGACCAAGGCTCTCCTAAAAGCACTAATGAGTATAGGAACTATAATTTCGCAGTAGTCCCTTTTTTAGTAAGTCTTTTAAGGAGAGTTTTAATGTCGGACCACAAAGATAAAGCAGTAAGCAAACCAGGTGATGGTAATAACCAAGCTGCATCCGCTGAGCCACATCTTAACGATACCGCACCGCAGGGTGCTCCGCTAAAACCTCAGAACAGCATTAGTCCTCCTGGCGCAGAGCCTACCGCGGCAGGCTCAGACAAAAATCCGTCTACTACCAGTGAGAAACTCGAACAGCTCGACGCCTTCCGCGATGATCCACAGGGTCAGGCGTTACGCACCGATCAGGGTATCCGAATTTCCGATAACCAGAATTCCCTAAAAGCGGGTGTTCGCGGCTCTACCTTGCTTGAAGATTTTATGCTGCGGGAAAAAATCACCCATTTTGACCATGAACGTATTCCTGAAAGAGTAGTACATGCACGCGGCGCGGCGGCACACGGCTATTTTCAGGTTTATCAGTCTCTTGAGGCATTAACCAAAGCAGGTTTTCTGGCAGATCCCGGACTTGATACGCCAGTGTTTGTGCGCTTTTCAACCGTGCAGGGTTCAAAAGGCTCTGCTGATTCAGTAAGGGATATCCGCGGGTTTGCCACCAAATTTTACACCCAGGAAGGCAATTTCGACCTGGTCGGTAATAACACGCCGGTATTCTTTATTCAGGATGCGATTAAATTCCCGGATTTCGTTCACGCCGTG contains the following coding sequences:
- a CDS encoding YfgM family protein; its protein translation is MEVYTTENEQVDAVRRFFAENGKALAIGVVLGIAALGGWRYWQSHENTALTEASASFQQATTALTDNKADGVANLEKFAQNNSNSYGVFAALQLADHFVQAKDFTNAEKQLNQASQLSKDENLLSLVNYRLARIQLQENKLDDALKTLDNVKGDGWMAMQQEVRGDVLLAKGDTKGARDAYSKGLDSKPSQTLQTMLRMKLNNLSS
- the der gene encoding ribosome biogenesis GTPase Der, encoding MIPVVALVGRPNVGKSTLFNRLTKTRDALVADFPGLTRDRKYGRAEIEGNEFIIVDTGGIDGTEDGVETRMAGQSLLAIEEADIVLFMVDARAGVMPADQGIAQHLRSREKATFLVANKTDGLDADSATADFYSLGLGEVYAIAASHGRGVTQLIEHVLIPFVGEKPEEVELSEEEANAAYWAEKLGDEDAIPEDVEDDFDPTTLPIKLAIVGRPNVGKSTLTNRILGEDRVVVYDMPGTTRDSIYIPMVRDEREYVLIDTAGVRKRGKVTETVEKFSVIKTLQAIEDANVVMLVIDAREGISDQDLSLLGFILNSGRSLVIVVNKWDGLSQEARDAVKDTLDMRLGFIDFARIHFISALHGSGVGNLFESVNEAYNCATKRVGTSLLTRIMQMAAEDHQPPLVNGRRVKLKYAHAGGYNPPIVVIHGNQVKDLADSYKRYLMNYFRRSLEIMGTPIRIQFKEGENPFEGKRNPLTPNQMRKRKRLMSHLKKK
- the hisS gene encoding histidine--tRNA ligase, which encodes MAKNIQAIRGMNDYLPADTALWQRIEGTLKQVLGTYGYSEIRMPIVEQTPLFKRAIGEVTDVVEKEMYTFEDRNGESLTLRPEGTAGCVRAGIEHGLLYNQEQRMWYIGPMFRYERPQKGRYRQFNQLGVEVFGLNGPDIDAELIMLSARWWRALGIAENVSLELNSIGSLEARANYRDALVAFLEQHKEQLDEDCKRRMYTNPLRVLDSKNPEVQALLNGAPELADYLDQESREHFAGLCELLSLAGIPYTINQRLVRGLDYYNRTVFEWVTTSLGAQGTVCAGGRYDGLVEQLGGRATPAVGFAMGLERLVLLVQAVNPDFKAPATVDAYVISSGTGTQGAAMQLAEKLRDVLPELKVMTNYGGGNFKKQFARADKWGARIALVLGEDEVAAQQVVVKNLQSGEQETLAQSDLAVRLASMLG
- the bamB gene encoding outer membrane protein assembly factor BamB, which gives rise to MQLRKTLLVGLVSVAFLSGCSLFNSEEDVVKMSPLPKVENQFTPTEVWSTSVGDGVGEYYSHLHPAWKDNTIYAADRFGTVKALDANNGKEKWKVDLSENPGFFSSNISAELSGGVTVDGSNLYIGSEKAVVYSLNTADGKLAWKTTVAGEAISRPVVSDGLVLIHTGNGILQALNQKDGTVAWSANLDMPTLSLRGESAPATAFGAAIVGGDNGRVSAVLMKEGQMIWQQRISEPSGATEIDRLSDIDTTPVIANGVIYTVAYNGNLVAMDLRSGQIAWKREVGSVNNIVVDGDRIYMVDQNDRVMALNTEGGVTIWTQSALLHRNLTAPVLYNGFIVVGDAEGYLHWMNTNDGRFVAQQKVDSSGLLSAPIVASDKLVVQAKGGEVYSFKR